From Pseudomonas vanderleydeniana, the proteins below share one genomic window:
- a CDS encoding conjugal transfer protein TraG N-terminal domain-containing protein, giving the protein MTLYTNDYLEFYLTLVGWLVSNGIWNALMDSGFFALPFLVIMLQEWFGAREDGGGADAVLAACARIEHRLWLAAAVIMFAGVPFITISLNTLQFDKSRSQQCQYLQPLPQNTGWGKTFTTLNDQSAKVPIWWFFVHSVSKAVSGAAVAAIPCGTDLRQMRMEVNNSRLKSPLLAQEVADFTNDCYGYSRAKLFMMQPKLTEEQTHDTNWIGSKYFLQQKGFYDTYHSKTPRAEWPYDPKRDAGLAQVKDGGGYPTCNQWWTEEKQGLRVRVLAEMDKSLVERFVKWATFSNREKVNDALIRQLVSPRNQQVTQGQVYTDYGGRVGPSVPDFAARVTGAVGTTMGTLTNMPAMDVVRQALPMVMAFLKMALVICIPLVLVLGSYDLKALVTISVVQFALIFVDFWFQLARWLDSTIFDALYGSGSPHANLNPLMGLNNEQADLLLGIVMGAMFIVLPSFWMSALTWVGMRSGQTIRGLTDGTSSPHQLGGQGKNILQNAIQKTLSKSNRT; this is encoded by the coding sequence ATGACGCTCTATACCAACGACTACCTGGAGTTCTACCTGACCCTGGTGGGATGGCTGGTCAGCAATGGGATCTGGAATGCGCTGATGGACTCAGGGTTCTTCGCCCTGCCCTTTCTGGTCATCATGCTGCAGGAGTGGTTCGGGGCACGGGAGGACGGAGGTGGCGCGGATGCGGTACTGGCAGCCTGCGCCCGCATCGAACATCGCTTGTGGTTGGCGGCGGCGGTGATCATGTTCGCCGGCGTGCCCTTCATCACCATTAGCCTGAATACTCTGCAGTTCGACAAGAGCCGCTCGCAGCAGTGCCAGTACCTACAGCCCTTGCCCCAGAACACAGGATGGGGCAAGACCTTCACGACCCTGAACGACCAGAGCGCCAAGGTGCCCATCTGGTGGTTCTTCGTGCACTCGGTGTCCAAGGCAGTCAGTGGTGCAGCCGTGGCTGCCATCCCGTGTGGAACCGATCTGCGGCAGATGCGGATGGAGGTGAACAATTCCCGGCTGAAGAGCCCGCTGCTGGCCCAGGAGGTCGCGGACTTCACCAATGACTGCTATGGCTACTCTCGGGCCAAGCTGTTCATGATGCAGCCCAAACTGACAGAGGAGCAGACCCACGACACCAACTGGATTGGCTCCAAGTATTTCTTGCAGCAGAAAGGTTTCTACGACACCTATCACTCCAAGACCCCGCGAGCAGAGTGGCCCTACGACCCGAAGCGGGACGCGGGCCTGGCCCAGGTGAAAGACGGCGGTGGCTACCCGACGTGCAATCAGTGGTGGACTGAAGAAAAACAGGGGTTGAGGGTGCGAGTGCTTGCCGAGATGGATAAATCCTTGGTGGAGCGCTTCGTGAAGTGGGCTACTTTTTCCAACCGGGAAAAAGTGAACGACGCGCTGATTCGCCAACTGGTGTCACCGAGGAATCAGCAAGTCACCCAGGGGCAGGTCTATACCGACTATGGGGGACGGGTCGGCCCTTCGGTTCCTGATTTTGCGGCGCGGGTGACGGGGGCGGTCGGGACGACCATGGGGACGCTGACCAACATGCCGGCCATGGACGTGGTGCGCCAGGCGCTGCCGATGGTGATGGCGTTCCTGAAGATGGCGCTGGTGATCTGCATTCCGCTGGTACTGGTCCTGGGCAGCTACGACCTGAAGGCGCTGGTCACTATCTCGGTGGTGCAGTTCGCACTGATCTTCGTGGATTTCTGGTTTCAGCTGGCGCGCTGGCTCGACAGCACCATCTTCGATGCCCTGTACGGGTCCGGTTCGCCGCATGCGAACCTGAACCCGTTGATGGGGTTGAACAATGAGCAGGCTGACCTTCTGCTGGGGATTGTGATGGGAGCGATGTTCATCGTTCTTCCATCGTTTTGGATGTCAGCATTAACATGGGTGGGAATGCGTTCAGGTCAAACTATAAGGGGCTTAACAGATGGAACTAGCAGTCCTCATCAGCTCGGAGGGCAAGGGAAAAACATTCTGCAAAATGCCATCCAAAAAACACTCAGCAAGAGCAATAGAACATAA
- a CDS encoding DUF3742 family protein — protein MATEAKKKRLTYRIGFVFGWLSARYRRFEASMLRWTMEKGMPATLASLLSGLVRLSLVGAFLCVAFGVVVTVIGFILCKEILLSSSETEKESGEVIWMDGEQLFPDPYSPENINDPAFHKFD, from the coding sequence ATGGCTACTGAAGCAAAGAAAAAAAGACTTACCTACCGCATTGGCTTCGTCTTTGGCTGGCTCTCAGCCCGCTACCGCAGGTTTGAGGCATCGATGCTGCGGTGGACGATGGAGAAGGGCATGCCCGCCACGTTGGCGAGCTTGCTGAGTGGGTTGGTGCGGCTGTCCTTGGTTGGCGCGTTTTTATGTGTAGCGTTTGGGGTCGTCGTTACGGTTATTGGGTTTATTCTGTGTAAAGAGATATTGCTTAGTAGTTCCGAAACAGAAAAGGAGTCAGGGGAGGTTATTTGGATGGATGGGGAACAGTTATTTCCGGATCCCTATTCCCCTGAGAATATTAATGATCCAGCGTTCCATAAATTTGATTAG
- a CDS encoding DUF6124 family protein, whose product MFKPTPNPPAKPKLASIDSRIADRALAHHNLGPDASAEPTPPSTASPPCHAPVMVAQEETLLDIHSILQSAAATAYENADNQTGPNRKVAMGVVHLIELAQLRMDRILSSQPEVAND is encoded by the coding sequence ATGTTCAAACCAACTCCCAATCCGCCAGCAAAGCCCAAGCTGGCAAGCATCGATTCCCGCATTGCCGACCGGGCATTGGCCCACCACAACCTCGGACCGGATGCGAGTGCAGAGCCCACTCCTCCGTCCACTGCATCACCACCCTGCCACGCGCCTGTAATGGTCGCCCAGGAAGAAACCCTGCTCGACATCCACTCGATCCTGCAGTCGGCCGCGGCCACAGCCTACGAGAACGCCGACAACCAGACCGGGCCCAATCGCAAGGTAGCGATGGGTGTGGTGCACCTGATCGAACTGGCGCAGTTGAGGATGGACAGGATCCTGAGTAGCCAGCCCGAAGTAGCCAACGACTGA
- a CDS encoding STAS-like domain-containing protein has product MSNAREKDIIVGDFSKTPYGRYEKDGKSNASAFRDTVLANAFKNPEIDRVNVYLDTVEEGYEYGSSFLEEAFVGLVRKCNIDANTVKRKLNIITEHYDYVLEINDYLSKV; this is encoded by the coding sequence ATGAGCAATGCAAGAGAAAAAGATATTATTGTAGGAGATTTTTCAAAAACGCCCTACGGCAGGTATGAGAAGGATGGCAAATCCAATGCATCGGCATTTAGAGATACCGTGCTTGCTAATGCCTTTAAAAACCCTGAAATAGATAGAGTCAACGTATATCTCGACACGGTTGAAGAGGGATATGAATATGGTTCCTCTTTCCTCGAAGAAGCTTTTGTTGGCTTGGTGCGCAAATGTAACATTGACGCTAACACAGTCAAACGAAAACTCAACATAATTACAGAGCATTACGATTACGTTTTAGAAATCAACGACTATTTGAGCAAAGTTTGA
- a CDS encoding DUF6896 domain-containing protein, whose translation MDKRLTSLIIDYQKAVRTALTLMKASGVALPGTAADWVFTDLSNISCLNDGVNYYKHGFGCRVDLPEGSVDFDFGRFGEISGFDSWRLLRFAKDRHETYGFADDDEFFDCFSKSERSNEIIPLSGVLCRLAKESMEYVYSIGVADVCDALPHRDMDEVLTLNIHYFYSAELMLKNLDLLVAKRKKHKKLSFSEKVNYRIYMSSWLGYLAVTCEGYRSLSMYLLLNDRRPVEYRDLIPECNALNSSIAEHYHALRKYRNNVFHLRESVEDTLGFISSDERISWARKIHGELKSFFSNYRVLCEFYYILNERSSEASLGRSK comes from the coding sequence ATGGATAAGCGGCTGACTAGTTTAATAATCGATTACCAAAAAGCTGTTCGGACAGCATTGACATTGATGAAAGCATCAGGGGTGGCTCTTCCCGGCACCGCCGCTGACTGGGTTTTTACTGATCTTTCAAATATTTCCTGCTTGAATGACGGTGTCAATTACTACAAGCATGGTTTTGGATGCAGGGTAGACCTGCCGGAGGGTAGCGTGGATTTTGACTTTGGGAGGTTTGGTGAGATATCAGGTTTTGATTCGTGGCGGCTTTTACGTTTCGCAAAAGATAGACACGAGACATATGGTTTTGCTGACGACGATGAATTTTTTGATTGTTTTTCAAAATCTGAAAGAAGTAATGAGATAATTCCTTTGAGTGGTGTTCTTTGTAGGCTCGCTAAAGAGTCTATGGAATACGTATATTCTATAGGCGTCGCAGATGTTTGTGACGCTCTGCCGCATAGGGACATGGACGAGGTTTTGACACTCAATATTCATTATTTTTATTCTGCTGAGTTGATGTTGAAGAATTTAGATTTGCTCGTCGCTAAACGGAAGAAGCACAAAAAGCTGAGCTTCAGTGAAAAAGTTAACTATAGAATTTACATGAGTTCGTGGTTGGGGTATCTTGCGGTCACCTGTGAGGGTTATCGAAGTTTGAGTATGTATTTATTGCTTAATGATAGGCGGCCAGTGGAATATAGAGATCTGATTCCTGAATGTAATGCTTTAAATAGTTCAATAGCAGAGCATTATCATGCTTTGAGAAAATACAGAAATAATGTGTTTCATTTGCGTGAAAGTGTGGAAGATACGTTGGGTTTTATTTCGTCTGATGAGCGAATTTCTTGGGCGCGAAAAATTCATGGCGAGCTAAAGAGTTTTTTCTCTAATTACCGAGTTCTCTGTGAGTTTTACTATATTCTCAATGAACGTTCAAGTGAAGCTAGTTTGGGTCGTTCTAAATGA
- a CDS encoding DNA/RNA non-specific endonuclease: MNRNLQKTGLYLLLALVSACSTVETRRTAETAPAPVPAPAPAPLPQVTGSAPQNDNCSVGCPTGGSNVTLVRTAYTLNNDAQTKFAKWVAYRVTKDTPYPNRPRNWKTDPDIPAGETLDDADYDLAHDTLKTDRGHQANLASMAGVSDWQTLNYLSNITPQKSDLNQGAWARLEDKERTLVKQPGIDSVYVLTGTLYERYIGTLPSTTKQHTIPSGYWKIIFTNSTPTEGTFAAFIMDQDTPRAANFCNYQVTVEEIEQRSGLKVWTTLPAAEQAALKPVHGQLGKDIGC, encoded by the coding sequence GTGAATCGGAATCTACAGAAAACCGGCCTCTACCTGCTGCTGGCCCTGGTCAGCGCCTGTTCGACCGTTGAGACGCGCCGTACTGCCGAGACAGCGCCAGCTCCGGTACCCGCACCGGCACCGGCCCCGTTGCCTCAGGTCACTGGGTCTGCGCCGCAGAACGACAACTGCTCGGTGGGCTGCCCCACCGGCGGCAGCAACGTCACGTTGGTCAGGACCGCCTACACCCTGAACAACGATGCGCAGACCAAGTTTGCCAAGTGGGTGGCATATCGTGTGACCAAGGACACGCCCTACCCCAATCGCCCGCGCAACTGGAAAACTGATCCGGACATTCCTGCTGGCGAGACGCTGGACGATGCTGACTACGATCTGGCGCATGACACGCTGAAGACTGACCGCGGGCATCAGGCCAACCTCGCCTCCATGGCCGGCGTCAGTGACTGGCAGACGCTGAACTACCTGTCCAACATCACCCCGCAAAAGAGCGACCTGAACCAGGGCGCCTGGGCGAGATTGGAAGACAAGGAACGGACGCTGGTGAAGCAGCCAGGGATTGATTCGGTGTACGTGCTGACGGGTACGCTGTACGAGCGGTACATCGGTACCCTTCCCAGCACCACCAAACAGCACACCATTCCCAGTGGCTACTGGAAGATCATCTTCACCAACAGCACGCCGACCGAGGGGACCTTTGCCGCCTTCATCATGGACCAGGACACCCCGCGCGCAGCCAACTTCTGCAACTATCAGGTCACCGTTGAGGAGATCGAGCAGCGGTCCGGATTGAAGGTATGGACGACCTTGCCGGCGGCTGAACAGGCGGCGCTCAAGCCGGTTCATGGACAGTTAGGGAAGGACATCGGCTGCTAA
- the vapB gene encoding type II toxin-antitoxin system VapB family antitoxin encodes MRTVSIFKNGKNQAVRLPADMAYDGVGELEISRAGDVITLRPARPSWSSFSEVAKADADFLQERPAVIGDEGRFNL; translated from the coding sequence ATGCGTACCGTCTCTATTTTCAAAAATGGCAAGAACCAGGCCGTTCGCCTACCCGCTGACATGGCTTACGATGGCGTGGGTGAGCTTGAAATTTCTCGCGCGGGTGATGTCATCACGCTGCGCCCTGCGCGACCATCCTGGTCGTCTTTCTCTGAAGTCGCAAAAGCTGATGCTGACTTTCTACAAGAGCGCCCAGCGGTCATCGGGGATGAAGGCCGGTTCAATTTGTGA
- a CDS encoding AraC family transcriptional regulator, protein MRNTLLDPFEDIPRSVVVTANDYDAGSSFPVHAHRRGQFAFASRGTISVATPEGRWLVPPQRACWVPAGISHEMTMSGPVTMLNAFVSLEEAKAEQLPVHCCVYGVSALLKHLLEQAIDLPAMYDVDGRAGKLMNLLVAEIASMPRLSLHAPLPSDTRLARACRRLFHAPSITVGLDMMAAEVGMSRRTFTRLFRAQTGVSFAEWRQQVCLLTAIERLSGGQPVTRVALDLGYASPSAFSSAFRRVLGETPTQYLEARRVA, encoded by the coding sequence ATGCGAAATACCTTGCTCGATCCCTTCGAAGACATCCCGCGCAGCGTGGTCGTGACAGCGAACGATTACGACGCTGGTTCATCGTTTCCAGTACACGCGCATCGACGCGGTCAGTTCGCGTTTGCCTCTCGCGGTACGATCAGCGTGGCGACTCCCGAAGGGCGCTGGCTCGTTCCGCCACAGCGAGCTTGCTGGGTACCTGCCGGTATTTCTCACGAAATGACGATGAGCGGGCCAGTAACTATGCTCAACGCTTTCGTGTCACTGGAAGAAGCGAAGGCCGAGCAACTGCCGGTCCATTGTTGCGTCTACGGTGTTTCGGCACTTCTCAAGCATTTGCTCGAGCAGGCCATCGATTTGCCGGCCATGTATGACGTTGATGGACGTGCCGGCAAGTTAATGAATCTGCTTGTCGCGGAGATAGCGTCAATGCCGCGTCTGTCACTTCATGCACCGTTGCCGAGCGACACCCGTCTCGCACGCGCATGCCGGCGGCTGTTTCATGCGCCGTCGATTACCGTTGGGCTCGACATGATGGCCGCCGAAGTCGGAATGAGCAGGCGAACCTTTACCCGGCTTTTCCGCGCGCAGACCGGCGTGAGTTTTGCCGAGTGGCGCCAGCAGGTCTGCCTGCTCACGGCCATCGAGCGTTTGAGTGGAGGCCAACCCGTGACCCGGGTCGCACTGGACTTGGGCTACGCTAGTCCTAGCGCGTTCTCATCCGCGTTTCGTCGCGTGCTCGGTGAAACGCCGACTCAGTATTTGGAGGCACGCCGCGTGGCATGA
- a CDS encoding alpha/beta fold hydrolase, whose translation MTNTFHRVGNGPHPVLVLHGWFGDAHSFEQIEPWLNGRAFSYVFMDYRGYGGMQKTRGTYTIDEIASDALALADTLGFHDFSLIGHSMGGMAIERIATRAPDRVRGLVAVAPVPCGGISYDVETRRFLEDAAEHVGNRRTIIDRSTGGRLPSSWVEWKTEYSVTHSSQEAFAAYFHAWADTDFSDEIVGWPPVKVLVGEHDPTFNAGLMAKTYLRRYPYATVEILKNAGHYPMNETPLALAIAIESYLADTTTVVNTHLAAAR comes from the coding sequence ATGACTAATACATTTCACCGCGTGGGGAACGGCCCTCACCCCGTCCTCGTTCTTCACGGCTGGTTCGGTGACGCGCATTCGTTCGAACAGATTGAGCCCTGGTTGAATGGCCGCGCGTTCAGTTACGTATTCATGGACTATCGCGGCTACGGGGGCATGCAGAAGACGCGCGGAACGTACACGATCGATGAGATCGCATCCGACGCGCTAGCGCTTGCTGATACGCTCGGATTTCACGATTTCAGCCTGATTGGTCATTCGATGGGGGGCATGGCGATTGAGCGGATTGCGACACGTGCCCCCGATCGGGTGCGGGGACTGGTGGCGGTTGCACCTGTTCCTTGCGGCGGCATTTCGTACGATGTCGAGACGCGGCGCTTTCTCGAAGATGCCGCCGAGCACGTAGGCAATCGCAGAACCATCATCGATCGCAGCACCGGCGGACGGTTGCCCTCGTCCTGGGTCGAATGGAAAACGGAGTATTCAGTAACGCATTCCTCTCAGGAAGCGTTCGCTGCGTATTTCCATGCATGGGCAGATACCGATTTCAGCGACGAGATTGTCGGATGGCCTCCGGTGAAGGTGCTGGTGGGGGAACACGATCCAACATTCAATGCGGGGTTGATGGCCAAAACCTACCTTCGCCGATATCCCTATGCGACTGTTGAGATCCTGAAGAACGCCGGCCATTATCCGATGAACGAAACGCCGCTCGCACTCGCCATCGCTATTGAGTCGTACCTTGCCGACACCACCACGGTCGTAAATACCCACCTCGCGGCCGCTCGGTGA
- a CDS encoding transposase family protein codes for MGGNANGQRFRIIRLEPNVRHRRYCSACGRHASAIHDRTERRIRDLPVFQPPVELIASRVRLACRRWALSSKSGTGSPLTLGSQGG; via the coding sequence TTGGGAGGAAATGCGAACGGCCAACGCTTTCGCATAATCCGGCTGGAACCGAACGTTCGCCATCGCAGGTACTGCAGTGCCTGTGGGCGCCATGCTAGCGCTATACATGATAGAACCGAGCGGAGGATTCGCGACCTACCAGTCTTTCAACCTCCGGTCGAGCTGATCGCATCTCGAGTGCGACTCGCATGTCGTCGGTGGGCCCTGAGCTCGAAGAGCGGGACTGGCTCGCCCCTTACGCTCGGGTCACAAGGCGGCTGA
- a CDS encoding succinylglutamate desuccinylase/aspartoacylase family protein yields MPTTTRFVLPTLTPGSTHTLIKHSFGLTNASRSAYLQAATHADEHPGLLVLQHLMDALLVLESQGKLLGRIDVVPYANPIGFGQQVFGQLAGRYDLATGENFNRNFPDLTKVLIQGLENAPVPFNDTRAIKDRFARALAAIHPVDPLGAGKHWLLTQALEHDILLDLHCDTSSILHIYANLNQRERALNFAAATGTRAVFLEDEAGGLPMDEAYAKAWKPFLDQQLITPQQLGFSATLELRGQSDVDDELAAEDARGILRFLQHEGLIEGEEPVLDAASVMVYPLEGVCHLKSPAAGIVAWKKALGESVTRGETIAEIVPLDLQPGAPRTPVISQVTGLLVARHHTKLTRTGQKIGMLAGQDPLPDRQSGKLMGL; encoded by the coding sequence ATGCCGACAACAACCCGCTTCGTGCTGCCGACCCTCACCCCCGGAAGCACCCATACGCTGATCAAGCACAGCTTCGGCCTCACGAATGCTTCGCGCAGTGCCTACCTGCAGGCGGCGACGCACGCCGACGAGCACCCAGGCCTGCTGGTGCTCCAGCACCTGATGGACGCACTGCTTGTGCTGGAGTCCCAGGGCAAGCTACTCGGTCGTATCGACGTGGTGCCCTATGCCAACCCCATCGGCTTCGGCCAGCAAGTCTTTGGGCAATTGGCCGGTCGCTACGACCTGGCCACCGGAGAGAACTTCAACCGCAATTTCCCGGACCTCACCAAAGTCCTGATACAGGGCCTGGAAAACGCGCCTGTGCCGTTCAATGACACCCGCGCCATCAAGGATCGTTTTGCTCGAGCACTGGCCGCTATCCACCCCGTCGACCCGCTGGGCGCCGGCAAGCACTGGCTGCTGACCCAGGCTCTGGAACACGACATCCTGTTGGATCTGCACTGCGATACCTCGAGCATCCTGCACATCTACGCCAACCTCAATCAACGCGAGCGCGCGCTGAACTTTGCCGCCGCTACCGGCACGCGGGCGGTATTCCTGGAAGACGAGGCCGGTGGATTGCCCATGGACGAAGCCTATGCCAAAGCGTGGAAGCCCTTCCTCGACCAACAACTGATCACCCCACAGCAGTTGGGCTTCTCCGCCACTCTGGAGCTTCGAGGCCAGTCCGATGTGGACGATGAACTGGCCGCCGAAGATGCCCGGGGCATTCTGCGATTTCTCCAACACGAGGGACTCATTGAAGGCGAGGAACCGGTGCTGGATGCAGCGTCGGTCATGGTTTACCCGCTCGAAGGCGTCTGTCACCTCAAGTCCCCAGCCGCCGGCATCGTGGCCTGGAAGAAAGCGCTCGGGGAAAGCGTGACACGAGGTGAGACCATCGCCGAAATCGTCCCCCTCGATCTCCAGCCAGGCGCCCCTCGTACGCCGGTCATCAGCCAGGTCACTGGCCTGCTGGTGGCACGGCATCACACCAAGCTCACTCGGACTGGGCAGAAGATCGGCATGCTCGCCGGCCAGGACCCTCTACCCGACCGCCAGAGCGGCAAGCTCATGGGTCTGTAA
- a CDS encoding ABC transporter substrate-binding protein produces MSKKHLLALALMIGAAGAQAADNGLRIGIEAAYPPFAYKQANGELAGFDYDIGNALCKQMEVKCIWVEQEYDGLIPSLKVRKVDAILASLTITEDRKKSVDFTDRYYRSAARLVMKQDLQLGSDLSGLAGKRIGVQRASIHDRYATQVLEPKGAVVVRYTSQNEVYLDLQAQRLDGTLADDVILDQTFLKKPIGKGFAFSGPAFNDPAYFGDGVAIAVRKGDQPLAERFNRAIAEIRANGTYQQINSKYFDFNVYGE; encoded by the coding sequence ATGAGTAAGAAACATCTTTTGGCATTGGCGCTGATGATCGGCGCCGCCGGCGCACAAGCGGCCGACAACGGCTTGCGCATTGGTATCGAGGCCGCCTACCCACCGTTCGCCTACAAGCAGGCGAACGGTGAGCTGGCAGGCTTTGACTACGACATCGGCAACGCGCTGTGCAAGCAGATGGAAGTCAAATGCATCTGGGTGGAGCAGGAATATGACGGCCTCATACCGTCGCTCAAAGTGCGCAAGGTCGATGCAATCCTGGCCTCCCTCACCATCACCGAAGACCGCAAAAAGTCTGTCGATTTCACCGACCGCTACTACCGTAGTGCCGCACGGCTGGTCATGAAACAAGACCTCCAGTTAGGCAGCGACCTCAGCGGCCTCGCCGGCAAACGCATCGGCGTACAACGCGCCAGCATTCACGACCGTTACGCCACCCAGGTGCTGGAACCCAAAGGGGCCGTGGTGGTGCGCTACACCTCACAAAACGAGGTGTACCTGGACCTTCAGGCACAGAGACTCGATGGCACGCTGGCCGACGACGTCATTCTCGATCAGACCTTCCTCAAGAAGCCCATTGGCAAGGGCTTCGCCTTCAGTGGTCCGGCCTTCAACGACCCGGCCTATTTCGGCGACGGTGTCGCGATCGCCGTGCGCAAGGGTGACCAGCCACTGGCCGAGCGGTTCAACCGGGCGATCGCTGAAATCCGGGCCAACGGCACCTACCAGCAAATCAACAGCAAGTACTTCGATTTCAACGTCTACGGCGAATGA
- a CDS encoding ornithine cyclodeaminase family protein has protein sequence MRNTSISPLILDDERVRTLSQHLDVRQAMHNLFRALATGRAIQPEQQQVGLANNADFINYLGALNDEYVYGVKTSPYIPTADRPIVTAWTLLMSLRTGQPLLLTDATYLTALRTAATTAVAVEHLAPASAKHLVIIGSGRLAVEHLRATLDLRAWERISIHSPNLGSMPPEHRQAICNLSATVELHEDKSAALKEADVVMLCTSSANPVLKLEQLDRPALITSISTNAYRAHEIAPLVLSEMDVYCDYRQTTPAIAGEMVLAAQQYAWSTSAIVGDLPELEAGTAPLPDYHRPAFFRSMGLGLEDVAIALALYRAALSSPPEST, from the coding sequence ATGCGCAATACCTCGATATCTCCGCTCATTCTCGACGATGAACGTGTTCGTACCCTCAGCCAGCACCTGGACGTACGTCAGGCGATGCATAACCTGTTTCGCGCCCTGGCGACCGGCCGTGCGATTCAACCCGAGCAGCAACAGGTAGGGCTGGCCAACAATGCGGACTTCATCAATTACCTGGGTGCCCTCAATGACGAATACGTCTACGGGGTGAAAACATCCCCCTACATCCCCACGGCGGATCGTCCTATCGTCACCGCCTGGACGCTGTTGATGTCGCTTCGAACCGGACAGCCCTTGTTGCTGACGGACGCGACCTACCTGACGGCCCTGCGTACCGCTGCCACCACGGCCGTCGCGGTTGAACACCTGGCTCCCGCCTCGGCCAAGCATCTGGTCATCATTGGCAGCGGAAGGCTGGCCGTGGAGCACCTGCGAGCCACCCTGGACCTGCGAGCCTGGGAGCGCATTTCGATCCACTCTCCCAACCTCGGCTCCATGCCGCCAGAACACCGCCAAGCCATTTGTAACCTGAGCGCCACCGTGGAACTGCACGAGGACAAATCAGCCGCCTTGAAGGAGGCCGATGTGGTCATGCTGTGCACCTCTTCAGCCAACCCGGTACTGAAACTGGAACAGCTGGACCGTCCCGCTCTGATTACCTCCATCAGCACCAATGCCTACCGTGCCCACGAGATAGCCCCACTGGTGCTCTCAGAGATGGATGTGTACTGCGACTACCGGCAAACCACCCCTGCCATCGCGGGCGAAATGGTTCTGGCCGCGCAACAGTACGCCTGGTCGACGAGCGCCATTGTTGGGGATTTGCCAGAGCTGGAAGCGGGCACCGCACCGCTGCCTGATTACCATCGCCCGGCCTTCTTCCGCTCCATGGGCCTGGGGCTCGAAGATGTGGCCATCGCCCTGGCGCTGTACCGGGCAGCTCTTTCATCCCCTCCCGAAAGCACTTGA
- a CDS encoding helix-turn-helix transcriptional regulator, with the protein MNSLANYKVIADCIATLLFPHAEVILHEVKTQTVVHIANNFSKRKLGDDSALEELPGELDGVDSLGPYEKLNWNGQKIRSITSVLRDTKGKPEYLLCINTNFSVLEQARDALDAFFQVSRLMPQPDALFRDDWQERINTFLHAWLAEHQLSLSTLNMKQKRAMIEALHSEGAFDGRSGADYVANVLNMGRATVYKYLKVLRGN; encoded by the coding sequence ATGAACAGCCTCGCCAACTACAAGGTCATCGCAGACTGCATCGCCACCCTGCTCTTCCCGCACGCCGAAGTCATCCTCCACGAGGTCAAAACCCAGACGGTCGTGCATATCGCCAACAACTTCTCCAAGCGCAAGCTCGGAGACGACTCGGCGCTGGAAGAACTGCCAGGGGAGCTCGATGGGGTCGACAGCCTTGGCCCCTATGAGAAGCTGAACTGGAATGGCCAGAAAATCCGCTCCATCACCAGCGTCCTGCGCGATACCAAGGGCAAGCCCGAGTATCTCCTGTGCATCAACACCAACTTCTCGGTTCTCGAGCAAGCACGCGATGCGCTGGATGCCTTTTTCCAGGTCAGTCGCCTGATGCCGCAGCCGGACGCGTTGTTTCGTGACGACTGGCAAGAACGGATCAACACCTTCCTGCATGCCTGGCTGGCCGAGCACCAACTGTCGCTCTCGACACTGAACATGAAGCAAAAGCGCGCCATGATTGAAGCGTTGCACAGCGAAGGGGCCTTCGACGGACGCAGTGGGGCCGACTATGTGGCCAATGTCCTGAACATGGGAAGGGCCACCGTCTACAAGTATCTGAAGGTGCTGCGCGGCAATTGA
- a CDS encoding RidA family protein: MNVERLQTDTRMSAIVKHNGTVYLSGEVANDLEGSAEQQTRETLDNIERLLDQAGTDKTHILSATIYLKDIATDFEAMNRVWDQWVPQGAAPARATVEAKLFDPGFRVEISIIAALPA; the protein is encoded by the coding sequence ATGAACGTAGAGCGGCTGCAGACGGATACACGGATGAGTGCCATCGTCAAACACAACGGCACGGTGTATCTCTCTGGGGAGGTGGCCAATGACCTGGAGGGCTCTGCCGAGCAGCAGACGCGCGAAACGCTGGACAATATCGAGCGATTGCTCGATCAGGCGGGCACCGATAAAACGCATATCCTGTCCGCCACGATCTACCTGAAGGATATCGCCACGGATTTCGAGGCCATGAACCGCGTCTGGGACCAATGGGTGCCGCAGGGCGCGGCACCGGCGCGTGCCACGGTAGAGGCCAAGCTGTTTGACCCGGGTTTTCGGGTTGAGATATCAATCATTGCGGCGCTGCCTGCCTGA